The Triticum aestivum cultivar Chinese Spring chromosome 7B, IWGSC CS RefSeq v2.1, whole genome shotgun sequence genome window below encodes:
- the LOC123161843 gene encoding cytochrome P450 72A14 — MATLSSPPWSLLCFFGALLAALWCAGRALAGAWLGPPRVARALRSQGVRGTSYRFPSGDMKEYVRLLAAACSQPMPLSSHAVAARAVPFDHAIIKQHGKVALTWFGPEPRVVVSDPQLFREILSNKQGQFGKQRSILRIERLLANGLTTHQGDKWVAHRRIINHAFHLDKLKRMLPAFAACSSELVRRWGDSMGQSDVQEIDVWPEFQNLTGDVISRVAFGSSFSEGRKIFQLQSEQAQNAVKMANLMYIPGYRFLPTKLSRRMKANAREVEVLLKGVITKRERAMVDGHADNHDLLGVMMESNIEESQEAGSSKPTMTTDDIVGELKLFYFAGMETTAVLLTWAMVLLSMHPEWQDRAREEVLRVFGKNQPDSEGISRLKVVTMILHEVLRLYPPILLLSREAYKETKLGGVTYPAGVTFALPIVCIHHDPDVWGEDVDEFKPERFAEGITGASKNSPAFFPFGWGPRICVGQNFALLEAKIGLSVILQHLMFELSPSYTHAPCPVSTLQPQHGAHIKLMKLKN; from the exons ATGGCGACTCTCAGTTCACCACCATGGAGCCTGCTCTGCTTCTTCGGGGCGCTGCTGGCCGCGCTGTGGTGCGCCGGGCGGGCCCTGGCCGGCGCCTGGCTTGGCCCGCCGAGGGTGGCCAGGGCCCTGCGGTCCCAGGGTGTCCGCGGCACGTCTTACCGCTTCCCCTCCGGCGACATGAAGGAGTACGTGCGGCTCCTCGCGGCGGCGTGCTCCCAGCCCATGCCGCTCTCCTCGcacgccgtcgccgcccgagcGGTGCCGTTCGACCACGCCATCATCAAGCAACACG GCAAAGTCGCTCTGACATGGTTCGGCCCGGAGCCGAGGGTGGTGGTGAGCGACCCTCAGCTGTTCCGGGAGATCCTGTCGAACAAGCAGGGCCAGTTCGGGAAGCAGAGGTCCATCCTCCGGATCGAGCGGCTCTTGGCCAACGGGCTGACCACCCACCAGGGCGACAAGTGGGTCGCCCACCGGAGGATCATCAACCACGCCTTCCATCTCGACAAACTCAAG AGGATGCTACCTGCTTTTGCAGCCTGTTCCAGCGAACTTGTGCGAAGATGGGGAGACTCCATGGGGCAAAGTGATGTGCAGGAGATAGATGTCTGGCCAGAGTTTCAAAACCTCACCGGCGACGTGATATCCCGAGTGGCGTTCGGGAGCAGCTTCAGTGAAGGGAGAAAGATCTTCCAGTTGCAGTCAGAGCAGGCGCAAAATGCTGTCAAGATGGCAAACTTGATGTACATCCCCGGTTACAG GTTCCTGCCAACAAAGCTCAGTAGAAGGATGAAGGCAAATGCCCGGGAGGTCGAAGTACTCCTGAAAGGCGTGATCacgaagagggagagggcgatggtgGATGGCCACGCCGACAACCACGATCTACTAGGCGTGATGATGGAGTCCAACATAGAAGAAAGCCAGGAAGCCGGAAGCTCCAAGCCGACGATGACCACCGACGACATAGTAGGGGAGCTGAAGCTCTTCTATTTCGCGGGCATGGAGACAACCGCGGTGCTGCTAACATGGGCAATGGTCCTGCTAAGCATGCATCCCGAGTGGCAGGACCGCGCCAGGGAGGAGGTTCTGCGCGTCTTTGGGAAGAACCAGCCGGATTCTGAGGGCATAAGCCGGCTGAAAGTC GTGACGATGATACTCCATGAGGTTCTTAGGCTGTACCCACCGATTCTGCTACTTAGTCGGGAGGCGTATAAAGAGACGAAGCTGGGAGGCGTCACATATCCAGCCGGCGTTACATTTGCGCTGCCAATTGTGTGCATTCACcatgatccagatgtgtggggagAAGATGTCGACGAGTTTAAGCCGGAGAGGTTTGCTGAGGGCATCACCGGTGCATCCAAGAACTCGCCGGCGTTCTTTCCGTTTGGCTGGGGACCACGGATTTGTGTCGGGCAGAACTTTGCATTGCTTGAGGCCAAGATAGGATTGAGCGTCATCCTGCAGCATTTAATGTTCGAGCTCTCACCGTCCTATACGCATGCGCCATGCCCGGTCTCTACTTTGCAGCCCCAACATGGTGCGCATATTAAGCTCATGAAACTTAAGAATTAG